A region of Bifidobacterium adolescentis ATCC 15703 DNA encodes the following proteins:
- a CDS encoding glycoside hydrolase family 36 protein: MNPVCPREDGRLEWGNGVVSMLFDTAGDSPVRLCNVAGRGMGPIGGRVTDDGRTVLERDPRPIVEVRAANTGSQDNRLTLIATVAGSVLRFVSAAASEPEEGSAEPYRLEIVQFASYAELEPHGRAFEPTAAERAEAAAQPSPETVRHADATAGLVVTSVFEAFPGLSAVRTYTRLSSARPLPIEAVSSLNLTVPMRVNCGKIDHSRVFWGDSAWAVENDWRSRPLRDVSVRNRNQVINPGQSSSRFAMSSASTWSTGVHEPAGIVQVEGSRRQSRDFSVMWQIEHNGPWEWEIGEDDPGLHISAFGPEYQDHHWYTELGEGHDFESVPVSFAISAGDWQQSVAEMTLQRRALRAAKARELGRSEQFERTQGLVIYNDYMNTLFGDPRLEKELPLVEGAARVGADIFCIDAGWYDSTDGGWWDMVGEWQASTNRFGEAGLKGLADTIRAHGMGLGLWLEPEVIGVKSPLAQSLPDDAFFQRHGVRVCDSGRYLLDFRSPAAREHVTRTVNRLIDDFGAVFFKFDYNTVPGVGTDLDAESAGAGLLGHCRAYLDWLDDLRRRHPDVMIENCGSGAMRADYAQLQRLDLQSTSDQCDPLIYAAIAAGAGLTILPEQQGNWGYAQQEMDDETAVFTLATGILGRLYLSGFIDRMDEHRLALVRDAVALHRRVLTEQQELVPFWPARLPDFDGDWLVVGLRHPSFLPSEDDDSCDYIIVWRRGGTPSVNVPLSEDCHIEQIFPNPAVPEHAPDAKPWTVERMDPETVRLNAATSKQPSARIFAIRRA; this comes from the coding sequence ATGAACCCCGTATGTCCCCGTGAGGACGGGCGTCTCGAATGGGGCAATGGCGTGGTTTCCATGCTGTTCGACACGGCAGGCGATTCCCCCGTCCGATTGTGCAACGTTGCAGGCCGCGGCATGGGGCCCATCGGCGGCCGTGTTACCGACGATGGAAGAACCGTGCTGGAACGTGATCCGCGTCCAATCGTCGAAGTGCGTGCCGCCAACACCGGATCGCAGGACAATCGCCTCACCTTGATCGCCACGGTGGCGGGCAGCGTATTGCGATTCGTCTCGGCCGCCGCTTCCGAGCCGGAGGAAGGGTCCGCCGAACCATATCGTTTGGAGATCGTCCAATTCGCTTCGTATGCGGAACTGGAGCCGCACGGGCGCGCGTTCGAACCGACCGCCGCCGAACGGGCCGAAGCCGCCGCGCAGCCCTCGCCGGAAACCGTCCGCCATGCCGACGCCACGGCTGGGCTGGTAGTCACTTCCGTATTCGAAGCGTTCCCGGGTCTGTCCGCAGTGCGCACTTACACGCGGTTGAGCTCCGCGCGCCCGCTGCCCATCGAGGCGGTGTCGTCGTTGAATCTGACGGTGCCGATGCGCGTCAACTGCGGCAAAATCGACCATTCCCGCGTATTCTGGGGAGACTCCGCGTGGGCGGTGGAAAACGATTGGCGCAGCCGTCCACTGCGCGACGTGTCGGTGCGCAATCGCAATCAAGTCATCAATCCCGGCCAGTCCAGCTCGCGATTCGCCATGAGCTCCGCCTCCACATGGAGCACCGGCGTGCATGAGCCGGCCGGCATCGTGCAGGTGGAGGGTTCGCGCCGCCAATCGCGCGACTTCTCCGTGATGTGGCAGATCGAGCACAACGGCCCATGGGAATGGGAGATCGGCGAGGATGATCCCGGTTTGCACATCAGCGCGTTCGGACCGGAATATCAGGACCACCATTGGTATACGGAGCTGGGTGAAGGCCACGATTTCGAATCGGTGCCGGTCTCCTTCGCGATCTCGGCCGGCGATTGGCAGCAGTCCGTCGCCGAAATGACATTGCAGCGCCGTGCGTTGCGTGCCGCCAAGGCTCGCGAATTGGGTCGTTCCGAGCAGTTCGAACGCACGCAGGGACTCGTCATCTACAACGATTACATGAACACCCTGTTCGGCGACCCGCGCTTGGAGAAGGAGCTGCCGCTCGTCGAGGGCGCGGCACGCGTCGGCGCGGACATCTTCTGCATCGACGCCGGCTGGTACGACAGCACGGACGGCGGTTGGTGGGACATGGTCGGAGAATGGCAGGCCTCCACGAACCGTTTCGGCGAAGCTGGACTCAAGGGTTTGGCCGACACCATCCGCGCGCATGGCATGGGCTTGGGATTGTGGCTCGAGCCTGAGGTGATTGGCGTGAAATCGCCGCTCGCCCAAAGTCTGCCCGATGACGCGTTCTTCCAGCGTCACGGTGTGCGCGTCTGCGATTCGGGCCGGTACCTGCTTGACTTCCGCTCGCCCGCCGCACGCGAGCACGTCACTCGCACCGTCAACCGGCTGATTGACGATTTCGGCGCGGTCTTCTTCAAATTCGACTACAACACCGTCCCCGGCGTCGGCACTGATCTCGACGCCGAATCCGCCGGCGCTGGCCTGCTCGGCCATTGCCGCGCCTATCTTGACTGGCTCGACGACCTGCGCCGCCGCCATCCGGACGTTATGATTGAAAACTGCGGTTCCGGTGCGATGCGCGCCGATTACGCGCAGTTGCAACGATTGGACCTGCAATCCACCTCCGACCAGTGTGATCCGCTGATTTACGCCGCGATCGCCGCCGGCGCCGGACTGACGATTCTGCCGGAACAGCAAGGCAACTGGGGTTACGCCCAGCAGGAGATGGACGATGAGACCGCCGTCTTCACGCTGGCCACGGGCATACTCGGCAGGTTGTACCTGTCCGGATTCATTGACCGCATGGACGAGCATCGGCTTGCCTTGGTGCGGGATGCGGTGGCCTTGCACCGCCGTGTGCTGACCGAGCAGCAGGAATTGGTGCCGTTCTGGCCGGCCCGTCTGCCTGATTTCGATGGCGATTGGCTCGTCGTCGGTCTGCGCCATCCGTCATTCCTCCCGTCGGAGGACGACGATTCGTGCGATTACATCATTGTCTGGCGTCGCGGCGGCACGCCTTCCGTGAACGTGCCGCTGTCCGAGGACTGCCATATCGAGCAGATCTTCCCGAATCCGGCCGTTCCCGAGCATGCGCCCGACGCCAAGCCGTGGACCGTCGAGCGCATGGACCCCGAGACGGTCCGGCTCAACGCGGCCACCTCCAAGCAGCCGTCCGCCCGCATCTTCGCCATCCGCCGCGCCTGA